A stretch of the Aegilops tauschii subsp. strangulata cultivar AL8/78 chromosome 4, Aet v6.0, whole genome shotgun sequence genome encodes the following:
- the LOC109761056 gene encoding stilbene synthase 2-like has protein sequence MPGADLRLASLLGLAPSVRRTMLYLNGCNIGSTVLRVAKDIAENNRGARVLVVCAELTLILLRAPEDEADKATLIMQALFGYGAGAVIVGADANRGSAERPLFEMVAASQTVIPGSERAAAGRLSEDGLLFRPAVEMTTLIRENVEQCLVDALRSLGLSGGWNRLFWAVHPGGRAILDGVEAVLRLDTEKLAASRHVLSEYGNMSGPTVIFVLDEIRRRHGEHGVGRDGLGVLLGLGPGISVETIVLHATGNY, from the coding sequence ATGCCGGGCGCCGACCTCCGGCTGGCCTccctcctcggcctcgccccctccgtccgccgcacCATGCTCTACCTCAACGGCTGCAACATCGGCTCCACCGTGCTCCGCGTCGCCAAGGACATCGCCGAGAACAACCGCGGCGCCCGCGTCCTCGTGGTCTGCGCCGAGCTCACTCTCATCCTTCTCCGCGCCCCTGAGGACGAGGCCGACAAGGCCACGCTCATCATGCAGGCTCTGTTCGGTTACGGCGCGGGCGCCGTGATCGTCGGCGCCGACGCGAACCGTGGCTCCGCCGAGCGCCCGCTCTTCGAGATGGTGGCCGCGTCGCAGACCGTGATACCGGGGTCTGAGCGCGCCGCGGCCGGACGGCTCAGCGAAGACGGGCTCCTCTTCCGCCCCGCCGTCGAGATGACAACGCTGATTCGCGAGAACGTCGAGCAGTGCCTGGTAGACGCGCTGCGATCGCTCGGCCTGAGCGGTGGCTGGAACCGTCTCTTCTGGGCGGTGCATCCAGGGGGCCGAGCAATCTTGGACGGCGTGGAGGCGGTGCTCCGGctggacacggagaagctggcggCGAGCCGCCATGTATTGAGCGAGTACGGGAACATGTCCGGGCCGACAGTGATCTTTGTGCTCGACGAAATACGGCGACGCCACGGAGAGCATGGGGTTGGACGTGACGGCCTGGGTGTGCTACTGGGGCTCGGACCGGGAATTTCCGTTGAGACCATAGTGCTGCACGCCACTGGTAATTACTAG
- the LOC109761064 gene encoding EPIDERMAL PATTERNING FACTOR-like protein 2 has product MGHLLLLLLALLLASTRAAFHASAAAFAEDKGIAGIRGVIGSRPPSCAGRCRSCGHCEAVQVPISPHELQKRKKKEKELGRHGGRAAASGGGRAMPSSYDDHSNYKPLSWRCKCGRLILSP; this is encoded by the exons ATGGGCCATCTTCTCCTGCTCCTACTGGCCCTCCTCCTCGCTTCCACCCGCGCCGCCTTccacgccagcgccgccgccttcGCCGAG GACAAGGGCATTGCGGGGATCAGGGGCGTGATAGGGTCGAGGCCGCCGAGCTGCGCGGGGAGGTGCCGGTCCTGCGGGCACTGCGAGGCGGTGCAGGTGCCCATTTCTCCACATGAGCTgcagaagaggaagaagaaggagaaagAGCTTGGGCGCCATGGCGGCCGTGCTGCTGCATCCGGTGGTGGGAGAGCAATGCCGTCCTCCTACGACGACCACTCCAACTACAAGCCGTTGAGCTGGAGGTGCAAGTGCGGGCGCTTGATACTGAGCCCATGA